One window from the genome of Deinococcota bacterium encodes:
- a CDS encoding N-acetyltransferase — MATTEAITKTITETTPDVGGPSSATQAAGQLTIRPARAEDVPEVFALIGLWAAQGKMLVRPMQTIFENLRDFFVAELESEEGAEFAGCAALHVLWGDIAEVRGLAVKPGVTGSGVGRKLVAACEAEARRIGIPTLFAWTYSVGFFERCGFGLIDKTRELHPRVWSECLRCPFFVGCNENGMVKSLPGVPTPKNLPEPPPAQVPPGIR; from the coding sequence ATGGCAACCACTGAGGCAATCACCAAAACAATTACCGAGACAACCCCTGACGTGGGCGGGCCGTCGTCTGCAACCCAGGCGGCTGGACAGCTCACCATCCGCCCCGCTCGAGCCGAGGACGTGCCGGAGGTCTTCGCGCTGATCGGCCTCTGGGCCGCGCAGGGCAAGATGCTGGTGCGCCCCATGCAGACCATCTTCGAGAACCTGCGCGACTTTTTTGTCGCTGAACTGGAGAGCGAGGAGGGCGCGGAGTTCGCGGGCTGCGCCGCCTTGCACGTTCTCTGGGGCGACATCGCCGAGGTGCGCGGGCTCGCCGTCAAGCCGGGCGTCACCGGGAGCGGCGTGGGCAGGAAGCTGGTGGCGGCCTGCGAGGCGGAGGCGCGGCGCATCGGCATCCCCACGCTCTTTGCCTGGACCTATTCGGTGGGCTTTTTCGAAAGGTGCGGCTTTGGGCTCATCGACAAGACGAGGGAGCTCCACCCCAGGGTCTGGTCGGAGTGTTTGCGCTGCCCCTTCTTCGTGGGCTGCAACGAGAACGGCATGGTCAAATCGCTTCCCGGCGTGCCCACGCCCAAGAACCTGCCCGAGCCGCCGCCCGCGCAGGTGCCGCCGGGCATCCGCTGA
- the argH gene encoding argininosuccinate lyase yields MWGGRFTASTDELVLRFNASVSFDKRLALQDIQGSVAHATMLGETGILSADEAARIVEGLHALEHEVRAGDFEWKVELEDVHMNLERALTERVGPVGGKLHSARSRNDQVATDFRLWLREESLALIGLFSRLRQVLVDCAERHLGVVMPGYTHLQVAQPVLFSHHLLAYYEMFGRDQERLEDSLKRLNVSPLGAGALAGTTFPIDRARTASLLGFDRPAANSLDAVSDRDFALEFLGVASIAMMHLSRLSEELILWSSQEFSFVSLPDSHTTGSSIMPQKKNPDVCELVRGKTGRVYGSLTALLTVMKGLPLAYNKDMQEDKEGVFDAVDTLGVALRLYADMLPRLEVHEARTRDAAGRAYSNATDLADYLATKGLPFREAHEVVGKLVAQGLEEGKDLGELDLATMQGASALIEEDVYGVLELDSVVGRRESYGGTAAGQVRSQIERARATLGSGDHHGNH; encoded by the coding sequence ATGTGGGGCGGGCGCTTTACGGCGTCCACCGACGAGCTCGTCTTGCGCTTCAATGCCTCGGTGAGCTTCGACAAGCGCCTGGCCCTGCAAGACATCCAGGGTTCGGTCGCCCACGCGACCATGCTGGGCGAGACGGGCATCTTGAGCGCGGACGAGGCAGCGCGCATCGTCGAGGGCTTGCACGCGCTCGAGCACGAGGTCCGCGCGGGCGACTTCGAGTGGAAGGTCGAGCTCGAGGACGTGCATATGAACCTGGAGCGCGCCCTGACCGAGCGCGTCGGGCCGGTGGGCGGCAAGCTCCACAGCGCCAGAAGCCGCAACGACCAGGTGGCGACCGATTTTCGCCTGTGGCTGCGCGAGGAGAGCCTGGCGCTCATCGGGCTGTTTTCGCGGCTGCGGCAGGTGCTGGTCGACTGCGCCGAGCGGCACCTGGGCGTCGTCATGCCCGGCTACACCCACCTGCAAGTCGCCCAGCCCGTCCTCTTCTCGCACCATTTGCTCGCCTACTATGAGATGTTCGGCCGCGACCAGGAGAGGCTTGAAGATTCGCTCAAGCGCCTCAACGTCTCGCCGCTGGGCGCCGGGGCGCTGGCGGGCACCACCTTTCCCATCGACAGAGCGCGGACCGCCAGCCTGCTGGGCTTCGACCGCCCGGCGGCCAACTCGCTCGACGCCGTCTCCGACCGCGACTTCGCGCTCGAGTTCCTGGGGGTCGCCAGCATCGCCATGATGCACCTGTCGAGGCTCAGCGAAGAGCTCATCCTCTGGTCCAGCCAGGAGTTCTCGTTCGTCAGCCTGCCCGACTCGCACACCACCGGCAGCTCGATCATGCCGCAGAAAAAGAACCCCGACGTCTGCGAGCTCGTGCGCGGCAAGACGGGCCGCGTCTACGGCAGCCTGACGGCGCTGCTGACCGTCATGAAGGGCCTGCCGCTCGCCTACAACAAGGACATGCAGGAGGACAAGGAGGGCGTCTTCGACGCCGTCGACACCCTGGGGGTAGCGCTCCGGCTCTACGCCGACATGCTGCCCAGGCTAGAGGTCCACGAGGCGAGGACCCGCGACGCCGCGGGCCGGGCCTACAGCAACGCCACCGACCTCGCCGACTACCTGGCCACCAAGGGTCTGCCCTTCCGCGAGGCCCACGAGGTCGTCGGCAAGCTGGTCGCTCAGGGGCTCGAGGAGGGCAAGGACCTCGGCGAACTCGACCTTGCGACCATGCAGGGGGCGAGCGCGCTTATCGAAGAGGACGTGTACGGGGTGCTCGAGTTGGACAGCGTCGTCGGCCGGCGCGAGTCCTACGGCGGCACCGCCGCAGGCCAGGTCCGCAGCCAGATCGAGCGGGCGAGAGCGACGCTCGGATCAGGAGATCATCATGGCAACCACTGA
- a CDS encoding (2Fe-2S) ferredoxin domain-containing protein, translating into MKKLEPRSYRVHVLICRGKSCREEGSEEVARALRGEVRRLGAHDIRISRSFCLGQCSRSCVVAAEGPKGARWWGEVSPKAARKLAAKLAKRAKGQGG; encoded by the coding sequence GTGAAAAAACTCGAGCCCAGGTCCTACCGCGTCCACGTGCTCATCTGCCGCGGCAAGAGCTGCCGCGAGGAGGGCAGCGAGGAGGTCGCCAGGGCCTTGCGCGGCGAGGTCAGACGCTTGGGCGCCCACGACATCCGCATCAGCCGCTCCTTTTGTCTGGGCCAGTGCAGCAGGAGCTGCGTGGTGGCCGCCGAAGGGCCAAAAGGAGCGCGCTGGTGGGGCGAGGTCAGTCCCAAGGCGGCGCGCAAGCTGGCCGCCAAACTGGCCAAGAGGGCTAAAGGGCAAGGGGGCTAA